The following proteins come from a genomic window of Pseudomonas cichorii:
- a CDS encoding LysR family transcriptional regulator, translating to MNTMNISTIDLNLLKVFEALHDESSASRAALRLGVTQSAISAALRRLRALYGDQLFVRTGRGLAPTLRADQLKPVVTEALNKCRQSLAMVATASEDYEGRLVVIGLSDDFEMALGQRLMSAVSVTAPRLRLMFRQTHSQIVATALLDRTIDLAIASGGFANRLLTRRVLGEGDYSCLVDPASLEPGQTQLSIQAFIEREHILISSGGLIGMVDEGLASLGLNRRVCASTTHFAALPYLLKGTQALATIPTHAAQAIVQLTDLTLLPCPLAMPRYPIELGWRTGSQPDPAVDAVREAIIGLF from the coding sequence ATGAACACTATGAATATCAGCACCATCGATCTCAATCTGCTCAAAGTCTTTGAGGCGTTACACGATGAGTCCAGCGCCAGCCGGGCGGCGTTGCGCCTGGGCGTGACTCAGTCGGCCATCAGTGCGGCCTTGCGGCGTCTGCGAGCGCTGTATGGCGATCAGTTGTTCGTACGTACCGGACGAGGTCTGGCGCCGACCTTGCGGGCCGACCAGCTAAAGCCTGTGGTCACCGAAGCTCTCAACAAATGCCGACAGAGCCTGGCAATGGTTGCAACGGCATCGGAGGATTACGAAGGAAGGTTGGTGGTCATCGGCCTGTCGGATGACTTTGAAATGGCACTGGGCCAACGCCTGATGAGCGCGGTCAGCGTTACAGCACCCAGGTTGAGGTTGATGTTCCGCCAGACCCACAGCCAGATCGTTGCGACAGCCTTGCTGGACCGCACCATCGATCTGGCGATTGCCTCGGGAGGCTTCGCCAATCGTTTGCTGACCCGCAGGGTATTGGGAGAAGGCGACTATTCATGTCTGGTGGACCCGGCCAGCCTTGAGCCCGGCCAGACGCAACTGAGCATTCAGGCGTTCATTGAGCGTGAACATATCCTGATTTCATCCGGCGGGCTGATCGGTATGGTCGATGAAGGGCTGGCCAGTCTGGGCCTGAACCGCCGGGTGTGTGCGTCGACCACACATTTTGCGGCATTGCCCTATCTGCTCAAGGGCACACAGGCACTGGCCACGATCCCCACTCACGCGGCGCAGGCGATTGTGCAACTCACCGACCTTACCTTGTTGCCCTGCCCGCTGGCCATGCCACGTTATCCAATAGAATTGGGCTGGCGCACCGGCTCACAGCCCGATCCGGCAGTGGATGCCGTTCGTGAAGCCATTATCGGGCTGTTCTGA
- a CDS encoding YebC/PmpR family DNA-binding transcriptional regulator: MGAQWKVKHKEAAANAKGRVFGKLSKEIMIAARAGADPDMNSRLRLVVEQAKKASMPRETLERAIKKGAGLLGESVTFERLTYEGFAPHRVPVIVECLTDNINRTVSEIRVLFRKGQLGAAGSVSWDFLYQGMIEAVPTSPDADPDEAAIEAGAQDCEAGEEGATLFLTEPTDMDAVCKKLPEFGFTVQSAQLGYRPKSTVDGLSDEQMAEVEAFLEAIDGHDDVQNVYVGLAG, from the coding sequence ATGGGCGCACAGTGGAAGGTCAAGCATAAAGAAGCGGCAGCCAACGCCAAGGGGCGTGTTTTTGGCAAGCTGTCCAAGGAAATCATGATCGCTGCCCGTGCAGGTGCCGATCCGGATATGAACTCGCGTTTGCGACTGGTGGTCGAGCAGGCGAAAAAAGCCTCCATGCCCCGTGAAACCCTGGAGCGTGCCATCAAGAAGGGCGCGGGTCTGCTGGGCGAAAGCGTGACCTTCGAGCGCCTGACTTACGAAGGTTTTGCTCCGCATCGGGTGCCGGTCATCGTCGAGTGCCTGACCGACAACATCAACCGTACCGTTTCGGAAATCCGCGTGCTGTTCCGAAAGGGACAATTGGGTGCCGCCGGTTCGGTTTCCTGGGATTTCCTCTATCAGGGCATGATCGAAGCCGTTCCGACCTCACCGGATGCCGATCCTGATGAGGCGGCCATCGAAGCGGGCGCCCAGGATTGCGAAGCGGGTGAAGAGGGCGCGACCCTGTTCCTGACCGAGCCCACCGACATGGACGCCGTGTGCAAGAAATTGCCCGAGTTCGGTTTTACCGTACAGTCGGCACAACTGGGCTACCGCCCGAAAAGCACAGTCGACGGCCTGAGCGACGAGCAGATGGCTGAAGTCGAAGCCTTTCTGGAAGCCATCGACGGCCACGACGACGTGCAGAACGTTTATGTAGGTCTGGCAGGCTGA
- a CDS encoding enoyl-CoA hydratase has translation MSYETVLREIRGKVGLITLNRPQALNALNAQLIDELNQILDEFERNQDIGCIVLTGSSKAFAAGADIKEMAELTYPQIYLDDLFAQSDRIAARRKPIIAAVAGFALGGGCELALMCDFILAAENARFGQPEINLGVLPGMGGTQRLTRAVGKAKAMEMCLTGRLMDAREAESAGLVARILPTEQLLDEALAVAAVIAEKSLPVAMMVKESVNRAFEVNLAEGVRFERRVFHAVFASEDQKEGMQAFIEKRAASFKGR, from the coding sequence ATGAGTTACGAGACAGTCTTAAGAGAGATTAGAGGTAAGGTCGGCCTGATTACCTTGAACCGTCCCCAGGCGCTCAACGCCCTGAATGCCCAGCTCATCGATGAGCTGAATCAGATTCTGGACGAGTTCGAGCGCAATCAGGACATCGGTTGCATTGTGCTCACCGGTTCCAGCAAGGCATTTGCTGCCGGGGCCGATATCAAGGAGATGGCCGAACTGACCTACCCGCAGATCTACCTTGATGATCTTTTCGCCCAAAGCGACCGGATTGCAGCGCGGCGCAAGCCCATCATTGCCGCAGTGGCGGGGTTTGCCTTGGGGGGCGGTTGCGAGCTGGCGCTGATGTGCGATTTCATTCTGGCAGCAGAAAACGCCCGATTCGGCCAGCCCGAGATCAATCTGGGCGTGTTGCCCGGTATGGGCGGCACCCAGCGTCTGACGCGAGCAGTAGGCAAGGCCAAGGCCATGGAAATGTGCCTGACCGGCCGTTTGATGGATGCCCGCGAGGCCGAGAGTGCCGGCCTCGTCGCACGTATTCTGCCTACCGAGCAATTGCTCGACGAGGCATTGGCGGTGGCCGCCGTGATTGCCGAGAAATCCCTGCCGGTCGCGATGATGGTCAAGGAAAGCGTCAACCGGGCGTTTGAAGTCAACCTTGCTGAAGGCGTGCGCTTTGAGCGACGGGTGTTCCATGCCGTCTTTGCCAGCGAGGACCAGAAAGAAGGCATGCAGGCTTTCATCGAGAAGCGAGCGGCCAGCTTCAAAGGCCGCTGA
- a CDS encoding type VI secretion system Vgr family protein, which translates to MPIFLAIADCQMDLHVISFTGLDALNEVYRFDIDLICSDPHLDFATLLKRDAFLNFGPEHVGVHGQILHASQQYAGTCLSHYRVSLMPRLQALAQRQQRRAYHDLSALQLIARLLEEHGIEENAYRFETIGLYPARTLCVQYDESDLHLLQRLCEEEGIHFRFEHSSTGHQLVFSDDPARFPELPWPMHFRADDEQVPEQPAITHLVECLSISPGYSSHTVHRHGAAPLIALSPIDTGGNPGINHPFEESIASRPRNQDEAFQRQRSARRLERLRCERRHISGGSHQPALHSGQVMQVLDHPEPTLNDHWLLTQVQHTGMQRHLMEGLDPHDITAIVNLSVSSGTDKLDDGYRNTFRVIPWAMPFRPSLKRHRPLVSGYQTATLMDDGKIDEQGRLPVRFDWQTLAQPASDIRRWPMARIARTGESGLDEVQVGARVLIRHLNNDPDRPVICGLLPGNEVNPQPRIQLDGTPLDPKAESIRLGSGQRLHIDTREDLILHGAQGALQIAAQGISIIGPRTMKASPPEQQDATAVPLTDLRLTQKPGLQGEPLARRTWYIVRMAKPGLEHLAHIEPADFLFEGKTDESGYLGLSQEQLQQLAAYYNTSPGSLCLVHPGQCVRLQDYIQQNWNEQQRQAFILSGL; encoded by the coding sequence ATGCCAATATTTCTGGCGATTGCCGACTGCCAGATGGATCTGCATGTCATCAGCTTTACCGGCCTGGACGCCTTGAACGAAGTGTATCGTTTCGACATTGACCTGATCTGCAGCGACCCCCACCTGGATTTCGCCACCCTCCTGAAGCGTGACGCCTTTCTGAATTTCGGGCCGGAACATGTCGGCGTGCATGGTCAGATCCTTCACGCCAGCCAGCAATATGCTGGTACTTGCCTGAGCCATTACCGGGTCAGCCTGATGCCACGCCTGCAAGCGCTTGCTCAACGCCAGCAGCGACGAGCCTATCATGACCTCAGCGCTCTCCAGTTGATTGCCCGGCTGCTTGAAGAGCATGGCATCGAAGAAAATGCCTACCGTTTCGAAACCATAGGCCTGTATCCGGCCCGCACGTTGTGCGTGCAATACGATGAAAGCGACCTGCACCTGCTGCAACGCCTGTGCGAAGAAGAAGGCATTCATTTTCGCTTCGAGCACAGCAGTACCGGCCACCAGTTGGTATTTTCCGATGACCCGGCCCGTTTCCCGGAACTGCCCTGGCCAATGCATTTCAGGGCCGATGACGAACAAGTCCCCGAACAACCCGCCATTACCCATCTGGTCGAATGCCTGTCGATATCCCCCGGCTACAGCAGCCACACCGTCCACCGGCATGGCGCTGCGCCGCTGATTGCGCTGTCTCCCATCGACACGGGAGGCAATCCCGGAATCAACCATCCTTTTGAAGAGTCCATCGCCTCACGCCCCAGGAACCAGGACGAAGCCTTTCAGCGACAACGCAGTGCCCGAAGGCTGGAGCGCCTGCGTTGCGAGCGACGACACATTAGTGGCGGCAGTCATCAACCGGCCCTGCACAGCGGACAGGTCATGCAGGTGCTCGATCATCCCGAACCGACGCTCAATGATCACTGGCTGCTGACCCAGGTGCAGCACACAGGCATGCAGCGCCATCTCATGGAAGGCTTAGACCCTCACGACATTACCGCCATCGTCAATCTCTCGGTGTCGTCAGGCACAGACAAGCTGGATGACGGCTATCGCAATACTTTTCGCGTCATTCCCTGGGCCATGCCCTTTCGCCCGTCATTGAAGCGCCACAGGCCTCTGGTCAGCGGTTATCAGACGGCAACCTTGATGGACGATGGCAAAATCGATGAGCAAGGTCGCCTGCCCGTCCGCTTTGACTGGCAGACCCTGGCACAGCCCGCGTCCGATATCCGCCGCTGGCCTATGGCGCGGATTGCCCGGACTGGCGAATCGGGCCTTGATGAGGTGCAGGTCGGAGCCAGGGTATTGATCCGTCATCTGAACAACGATCCGGACCGACCGGTGATCTGTGGCCTGCTACCGGGCAACGAGGTCAATCCCCAGCCACGCATCCAGCTCGACGGCACGCCACTGGACCCGAAGGCCGAGAGCATTCGTCTGGGCAGCGGACAACGCTTGCACATTGATACCCGCGAAGACCTGATCCTGCATGGTGCACAGGGTGCCTTGCAGATCGCGGCCCAAGGTATTTCCATCATCGGGCCGCGAACCATGAAAGCTTCGCCCCCCGAGCAACAGGACGCCACCGCAGTGCCCCTCACCGATCTGCGCCTGACGCAAAAGCCGGGGCTGCAAGGCGAGCCACTGGCCCGGCGCACCTGGTACATCGTGCGTATGGCCAAACCGGGGCTGGAGCATCTGGCGCATATCGAGCCGGCAGACTTTCTGTTCGAGGGCAAAACCGATGAATCGGGCTATCTGGGCCTGAGCCAGGAGCAATTGCAGCAACTGGCGGCGTACTACAACACATCGCCCGGCAGCCTGTGTCTGGTCCACCCCGGCCAGTGCGTCAGGCTGCAGGACTACATCCAGCAGAACTGGAACGAGCAGCAGCGACAGGCGTTCATACTCAGCGGCCTTTGA
- a CDS encoding DUF883 family protein, with protein sequence MARKTAAQNTADQIKDQAFSELQALIEESDKLLKDSAALVGEEAETLRAQLSLKLRQALDSVSSVRERTKPVVEATETYIGGHPWQTVAISAGFGLVVGLLLGRR encoded by the coding sequence ATGGCTCGTAAAACCGCTGCGCAAAATACTGCCGATCAGATCAAAGACCAGGCATTCAGCGAATTGCAGGCTCTGATCGAAGAATCAGACAAACTGCTCAAAGACAGCGCCGCGCTGGTTGGCGAAGAAGCGGAAACCCTGCGCGCACAATTGAGCCTGAAGCTCAGGCAGGCACTGGATTCGGTATCCAGCGTACGTGAGCGCACCAAGCCTGTGGTCGAGGCCACTGAAACCTATATCGGCGGGCACCCATGGCAGACCGTGGCCATTTCTGCCGGATTCGGTCTGGTGGTGGGCTTGCTGCTGGGACGTCGTTGA
- a CDS encoding SPOR domain-containing protein, whose amino-acid sequence MRKTVMIMAALTLVLAGCDAGNSRPSARDKAEPVTQPPQAATPQWFIQMNSKEAVSDISAWLLERSYAPVVVTIDGKQQLLIGPFQSAEQAEEQRVGLLAKVAKSHRLAAPVVIQRNQ is encoded by the coding sequence GTGCGCAAGACGGTAATGATAATGGCAGCGCTGACGCTGGTGCTGGCCGGATGCGATGCAGGAAACTCTCGGCCATCGGCCCGCGACAAGGCCGAGCCAGTGACTCAGCCTCCGCAAGCGGCCACGCCACAGTGGTTCATCCAGATGAACTCCAAAGAGGCGGTCAGCGATATCAGTGCCTGGTTGCTCGAGCGTAGTTATGCGCCGGTCGTGGTCACGATCGACGGCAAGCAGCAATTGTTGATTGGTCCGTTCCAGAGCGCGGAACAGGCAGAAGAGCAGCGCGTCGGCCTGCTGGCCAAGGTTGCCAAGTCCCATCGCCTGGCTGCGCCTGTAGTCATTCAGCGTAACCAGTAA
- a CDS encoding carbon-nitrogen hydrolase family protein, with amino-acid sequence MSRSIVAALQIGALPGGKADTLELILSYEQAIIESGARVVVMPEALLGGYPKGETFGTQLGYRLPQGREAFARYFENAIDVPGDETRTLEQLSARTGASLVLGVIERSGSSLYCTVLLFEPEGGLVATHRKLMPTGTERLIWGKGDGSTLSVVPSRAGRLGTAVCWENHMPLLRTAMYAKGVEIWCAPTVDEREIWQCSMRHIAHEGRMFVISACQVQLSPQALGIDVANWPAERPLINGGSVIVGPMGDVLAGPLIGETGLLVAEIDVDELVKARYDFDVVGHYSRPDIFELVVDERSKPGVRFITD; translated from the coding sequence ATGTCCAGATCCATCGTCGCAGCACTGCAAATCGGCGCCTTGCCGGGCGGCAAGGCAGACACCCTTGAGCTGATCCTCTCCTACGAACAGGCCATCATCGAGTCTGGCGCCCGTGTGGTGGTCATGCCCGAGGCGCTGCTGGGGGGATATCCCAAGGGTGAAACCTTCGGTACCCAACTGGGTTACCGCCTGCCTCAGGGGCGTGAGGCCTTTGCCCGTTACTTCGAGAACGCCATCGATGTGCCGGGCGATGAAACCCGGACACTGGAGCAACTGTCGGCCCGCACGGGTGCGAGTCTGGTGTTGGGCGTGATCGAGCGTTCCGGCAGCAGCCTTTATTGCACGGTGCTGCTGTTCGAGCCTGAAGGCGGACTGGTCGCGACGCATCGCAAATTGATGCCGACCGGTACTGAGCGGTTGATCTGGGGCAAGGGCGATGGCTCGACCCTGTCAGTGGTCCCGAGCCGCGCCGGGCGCCTGGGGACGGCAGTCTGCTGGGAAAATCATATGCCGCTGCTGCGCACCGCGATGTATGCCAAGGGCGTGGAAATCTGGTGTGCGCCAACAGTGGACGAGCGCGAAATATGGCAATGTTCGATGCGCCATATTGCCCATGAGGGCCGTATGTTCGTGATCAGCGCCTGTCAGGTGCAGCTATCGCCGCAAGCGCTGGGCATCGATGTCGCCAACTGGCCTGCCGAGCGCCCGCTGATCAATGGTGGCAGCGTGATTGTCGGGCCGATGGGCGATGTGCTGGCCGGTCCGCTGATTGGTGAAACCGGGCTGCTGGTGGCTGAAATCGATGTCGATGAACTGGTCAAGGCGCGTTATGACTTCGATGTAGTGGGGCATTACTCACGGCCAGATATCTTCGAGCTGGTGGTGGATGAGCGTTCAAAGCCCGGCGTGCGCTTCATCACGGACTGA
- a CDS encoding acetyl-CoA C-acyltransferase, translating to MSIENKTPPHDPVVIVSAARTPIGGFQGDLKSLTAPQLGSAAIRAAVERVGIDPQDVEEVLFGCVLPAGLGQAPARQAALGAGLSTSALCTTVNKMCGSGMQTAILAHDLLLAGSVSVVVAGGMESMSNAPYLLDRARSGYRMGHGRVLDHMFFDGLEDAYEPGRLMGTYAEDCAQMNGFSREAQDAFAVASLTRAQEAIAEGHFDAEIVPLQVTVGKEQRLISHDEQPPKALLEKIPLLKPAFREEGTVTAANSSSISDGAAALLLMRHSEAQRRGLTPLARIHAHAAFADVPGLFPTAPIGAITRLLGKTGWSVDDVDLFEINEAFAVVPLAAMSRLELHHEKVNISGGACALGHPVGASGARIIVTLLAALRRKQLKRGIAAICIGGGEATAMAVELM from the coding sequence ATGTCCATCGAGAACAAGACACCGCCTCACGACCCTGTCGTCATCGTCAGTGCCGCCCGAACGCCCATTGGCGGTTTTCAAGGAGATTTGAAAAGCCTCACTGCGCCGCAACTGGGTTCGGCAGCCATTCGTGCCGCTGTCGAGCGGGTGGGTATCGATCCGCAGGACGTCGAAGAAGTCCTGTTCGGTTGCGTGTTGCCAGCCGGACTCGGCCAGGCGCCAGCGCGTCAGGCGGCGTTGGGGGCGGGGTTGAGCACCTCGGCCCTGTGCACCACCGTCAATAAGATGTGCGGCTCCGGCATGCAGACTGCCATTCTGGCCCATGACCTGCTGCTCGCCGGCAGTGTCAGCGTGGTTGTCGCGGGCGGTATGGAAAGCATGTCCAATGCGCCTTACTTGCTGGATCGCGCCCGCAGTGGCTACCGGATGGGTCATGGACGGGTACTGGACCACATGTTTTTCGACGGCCTTGAAGACGCCTACGAGCCAGGCCGGTTGATGGGTACGTATGCCGAGGATTGCGCCCAGATGAACGGTTTCAGTCGCGAGGCGCAGGATGCCTTTGCCGTGGCTTCCCTGACGCGCGCGCAGGAAGCCATCGCCGAAGGTCATTTCGATGCCGAGATCGTTCCGTTGCAGGTTACGGTGGGCAAAGAGCAGCGATTGATCAGTCACGACGAACAGCCGCCCAAGGCGCTACTGGAAAAGATTCCGCTTCTGAAACCTGCCTTTCGTGAGGAAGGCACCGTGACTGCCGCCAACTCCAGCTCCATCTCCGACGGGGCTGCGGCCCTGTTGCTGATGCGTCACTCCGAAGCACAACGCCGTGGCCTGACTCCGCTGGCAAGGATTCATGCCCATGCCGCTTTTGCCGATGTTCCCGGTCTCTTTCCTACGGCGCCGATAGGGGCGATTACCCGCTTGCTGGGCAAGACCGGCTGGTCGGTGGATGATGTGGACCTGTTTGAAATCAATGAAGCCTTTGCCGTGGTGCCACTGGCGGCCATGAGCCGCCTCGAACTGCATCACGAGAAGGTCAATATCAGCGGCGGCGCCTGCGCGCTGGGGCATCCGGTGGGAGCGTCGGGTGCGCGGATCATCGTTACCTTGCTGGCGGCATTGCGCCGTAAACAGCTCAAGCGCGGTATCGCTGCAATCTGCATTGGTGGTGGTGAAGCAACTGCCATGGCGGTCGAGTTGATGTAG